A window of Ananas comosus cultivar F153 linkage group 4, ASM154086v1, whole genome shotgun sequence contains these coding sequences:
- the LOC109708374 gene encoding protein RETICULATA-RELATED 3, chloroplastic-like, which produces MATQLRHLPPPPLAGNRRTLAGTLIRSASSSLAPSHRRQTHTPSLSLPLLLRSGSSNTSISLARSLPIPPAYESAGGGGGGGAAPPRGGSSGGGWGSGDDPDPPPRPSDPIGIFLEGWRSRVSADPEFPFKVLMEELIGVSANVLGDMASRPNFGITELDLVFSTLVVGSIVNFVLMYLLAPTSSIASSAAISHMFEPGNHSLLTRLGVFASKGAAFAAVGFAAGLAGTAISNTLVALRRRVGGAAASAAAADESPARSPPTVLNALTWAAHMGVSSNFRYQALNGIEYAAAKTLPPPGFKAAVVVLRCLNNVLGGMSFVALARITGSQKATEEKPVAATDTAADGAEELQSEAQAK; this is translated from the coding sequence atgGCGACCCAACTCCGCCacctcccgccgccgcccctcGCCGGAAACCGCCGCACACTCGCCGGAACCCTAATCCGCTCGGcctcctcctccctcgcccCTTCCCATCGTCGTCAGACCCATACcccttccctctccctccccctgcTCCTCCGATCGGGATCATCGAACACTAGCATCTCTTTAGCTCGATCACTTCCCATCCCCCCCGCCTACGAAAGTGCcggaggaggtggcggcggaggcgccGCCCCACCGAGAGGAGGCTCCTCCGGCGGAGGATGGGGCTCCGGCGACGATCCCGATCCCCCGCCGCGGCCATCCGATCCGATCGGGATCTTCCTCGAGGGGTGGCGATCTAGGGTTTCGGCGGACCCCGAGTTTCCCTTCAAGGTCCTCATGGAGGAGCTCATCGGGGTGAGCGCGAACGTGCTCGGCGACATGGCGTCGCGCCCCAACTTCGGTATCACCGAGCTCGACCTCGTCTTCTCCACCCTCGTCGTGGGCTCCATCGTCAACTTCGTGCTCATGTACCTGCTCGCCCCCACCTCCTCCATCGCCTCCTCCGCGGCCATTAGCCACATGTTCGAGCCCGGGAACCACTCCCTCCTCACCCGCCTCGGCGTCTTCGCCTCCAAGGGCGCCGCGTTCGCCGCCGTGGGGTTCGCGGCGGGGCTCGCGGGGACGGCGATCTCCAACACGCTGGTAGCGCTGCGGCGGCgggtcggcggcgccgccgcctcaGCCGCGGCGGCGGACGAATCGCCGGCGAGGTCGCCGCCGACGGTGCTCAACGCGCTCACGTGGGCGGCGCACATGGGGGTGAGCAGCAACTTCAGGTACCAGGCCTTGAACGGGATCGAATACGCGGCGGCGAAAACTTTGCCGCCGCCGGGGTTCaaggcggcggtggtggtgctGCGGTGTTTGAATAATGTGCTCGGGGGGATGTCGTTCGTCGCGCTCGCGAGGATCACCGGATCGCAGAAGGCCACCGAGGAGAAGCCGGTGGCGGCGACGGACACGGCGGCGGATGGAGCAGAGGAGTTGCAGAGTGAGGCACAGGCCAAGTAA